A part of Rhodamnia argentea isolate NSW1041297 chromosome 8, ASM2092103v1, whole genome shotgun sequence genomic DNA contains:
- the LOC115741343 gene encoding GDP-mannose 4,6 dehydratase 2-like: MATQNDTPKSGSGTKGEAPPPQYSKVALIIGIAGQVGSYLSEFLLDKGYEVYGMSVRSSNFNTQRVDHIYINPRNNAHNVRMKLRCSILTDSSLCLRRWIDAISPDEVYNLADQYEVAVSLETPEYPDIVATVAFRLLEAVRSHVSVTGRSHIRYFQSGSSEVFGPQSDKSGYLRMNEKSQFHPWSLYGVSKCAAHWYTVYYREAHGLFACNGILFNPESPRQDWNFVTRKITRAVGRIKMGLQSKLFLGNLLASRDWGFAGDYMEAMWMMLQQGKPDDYVVGMGESHTVDEIMMTAFEYVGLEWRDYVVYDNEIPLRPAGVDQLRGDATKAKEVLGWKAKVGFEKLVEMMVDEDIELAKREKVLVDTGYIDVCNSRVLGHFEEVRSQILCRYPAPSFSDAEKELQAEESR, translated from the coding sequence ATGGCGACCCAGAACGACACGCCCAAATCCGGTTCCGGAACCAAAGGCGAAGCCCCGCCGCCGCAGTACAGCAAAGTGGCCCTGATCATCGGCATTGCCGGCCAGGTCGGGTCGTACCTCAGCGAGTTCTTGCTTGACAAAGGATACGAGGTCTACGGCATGAGCGTTCGCTCCTCCAACTTCAACACCCAACGGGTCGACCACATCTACATCAACCCCCGCAACAACGCCCACAATGTCCGGATGAAGCTTCGCTGCTCTATTCTCACCGACTCCTCTCTCTGCCTCCGCCGCTGGATTGACGCGATCTCCCCCGACGAGGTCTACAATCTCGCCGACCAGTACGAGGTGGCGGTCTCTCTCGAGACCCCTGAATACCCCGATATTGTCGCCACGGTTGCCTTCCGGCTTCTTGAGGCCGTGCGTTCCCACGTCTCCGTTACCGGCCGCAGTCACATCCGCTACTTCCAGTCTGGGTCTTCAGAGGTGTTCGGACCGCAGTCTGACAAATCTGGGTATTTGAGGATGAACGAGAAATCCCAGTTCCACCCTTGGTCCCTCTACGGCGTGTCCAAGTGCGCTGCGCACTGGTACACTGTGTACTACCGCGAGGCCCACGGGCTGTTCGCGTGCAACGGGATCCTGTTCAACCCCGAGTCCCCGAGGCAGGACTGGAACTTCGTGACCCGGAAGATAACGAGGGCTGTGGGGCGGATCAAGATGGGGCTACAGAGCAAGTTGTTCCTGGGGAATCTGTTGGCCTCCCGGGACTGGGGTTTCGCTGGGGACTACATGGAGGCGATGTGGATGATGCTGCAGCAAGGAAAACCTGACGACTACGTGGTCGGGATGGGGGAGTCGCACACGGTGGACGAGATTATGATGACGGCGTTTGAGTATGTGGGGCTGGAATGGCGGGACTATGTGGTTTATGATAATGAGATACCGCTCAGGCCGGCGGGGGTCGACCAGTTGAGGGGAGATGCAACTAAGGCCAAGGAGGTGTTGGGTTGGAAGGCCAAGGTTGGGTTCGAGAAGTTGGTGGAGATGATGGTGGACGAGGATATTGAATTGgctaagagagagaaggttcttGTTGACACTGGGTACATTGATGTCTGCAACAGCCGGGTATTAG